In Halobacterium noricense, the genomic stretch GGTGTCGGTGCGGTCGGCGAGCGCGGCCAGCGTGGTGACGGCGTCCCGGCCCCACGTCTCCGGGAACCAGACGCGGTCGTAGCCGAGTTCTTCGGCACGTTCGCCGATGCCGACGACGTCGGACAGCGAATCCTGTGCGGCGACCGGCAGGTGGACGGTGCGGGCGGTCACGACTCCGGGTTTCGCACCTCGCCGCATAAATCTGTGTCAACTCGTGACAACCCGCGGTGGGTTGGCCTACTCCTCGACGAGTTCGAACTTCTGGACTTTCCCCGTGGTCGTGCGCGGGAGTTCGTCCACGAACTCGACCTCGCGGGGGTGTTTGTACTCCGCGAGGCGGTCCAGACAGAACTGCTTGAGGTCGTCGGCGCTCACGTCGGCGTCCGGGGCTTTCACGACGAACGCCTTCACCGTCTCGCCGCGGCGGTCGTCCGGAATCCCGACGATAGCTACGTCGGCGACGGCGTCGTGCTCGAAGAGCAGTTCCTCGACTTCGCGGGGGTAGACGTTGTAGCCCGCCGTGTTTATCATGTGCTTCTTCCGGTCGACGACGTAGAAGTAGCCGTCCTCGTCGTGGTAGCCGAGGTCGCCCGTGTGGAACCAGCGCTTTCCCTCTGCTTCGGTGAACGCTTCTTCGTTGGCGTCCGGAAGTCCCGAGTATTCCTTCATCACGTTCGGACCAGAGACGACGAGCTCACCCGTGATGTCGTCCATCTCGACGTCATCTTCGTCTATCGGCCCTACCTCGATTGGTGGGACGTCCTCGAAGTCGGCGGTGACGATGCGCGCGTCGATGCCCTCTAATGGTTTCCCGATGGAACCGACGCGCCGCCCCCAGTTCGGGCTGTTGAAGTGGGTGACGGGGCTGGTCTCCGTGAGCCCGTACCCCTCGTAGATTTTCACCGGGTAGAGCTCTTCGAAGCGCCGCAGCACCTCGACGGGGATGCCGGAGCCACCCACTGTACACTGGCGCAGCGAGGAGAGGTCGAACGCCTCGGCGTTGGGTTGGTTGATGACGTCGTTGTACATCGCGGGCACGCCGTCGAACAGCGTCAGGTCGGCGTCCGCGACGAGGCTCATCGCCTCCTGGGCGTCCCACGCGGGCAGCGGGTAGAACGACGCACCCGCGAACAGCGCGGCGTTCATCCCGACGGTCATCCCGTAGATGTGGAACAGCGGGAGCACGCCGAGTTTGCGGTCCGACGGCCGCACGCCATCGGGGACGATGTCGATGGACTGGTCGGCGTTCGACGCGAGGTTGTGGTGGGTGAGCTGGACCCCCTTCGGCTTCCCGGTGGTGCCGGAGGTGTACGGCTGGACGGCGACGTCGTCGTCCGCGCGCTCGGCGACGCTGTCGTCGCCGCTGGTGAGGAACTCCCGGAACGGCGTTCCCGTGTCGGCGTCGCCGCCGACGGTGACGACGCGCTCGACGCTCGTGTCGTCGCGTACCTGCTCGACGAACGGGACGACGTCGGCGAGCGCGACGACCGTTTCGGCCCCGGAGTCCGAGAGCAGGTGTCGGATTTCGCGGCTCTTGTACTGGGGGTTCATCGGCACGACCGTACACCCCGCGCGGAGCGCGCCGTGGAACGCGACGACGAATTGCGGGAGGTTCGGGAGGTAGATGCCGACCGCGTCGCCGGCTTCGACACCCGCGTCGCGGAGCGCGGCGGCGAACTGCCCGGTTTGGGCCCAGAGCTCCCCGTAGGATAGCTCGGCGTCCTCGTAGACGACGGCGGGTCGCGCTGGCTGCTCGTCGACGACGGACTCGATGTGGCGGACTAGATTCGTCACGGCTACTCCGCCCAAGGAAGTCTACCATCAATAATACTGGTGTTCGCTGGGGTCGCATCGACCCGGTGGCCTTTTGCCGGGTGACCACGCATCCGAACGCATGACAGCGTTCGACGCCGAGGACGTGCAGGCGTTCATCCAATCGTACGTCGACGACCACGGCTTCCTCTCCTTTCTGGACCTCCAGGTGGAGGCCGTCGACGACGGCGAAATGACGCTGCGCATCCCCTACGACGGGAAGCTCACCAACCACGGCGCAGGCGAAGGGAACGTCCACGGCGGCATCGCCGCGACCATCATCGACACCGCAGGCGGACTCGCCATCCGCACGACCCTCGACGAACCCGTCACCGCTGGCGTCGCCACCATCGACCTGAACGTCTCCTACCTCCGGCCTGCCCGCGGCGACCTCGTTGCCGAAGCCGAAGTCATCCGCGTCGGCTCCACGGTCGGCGTTGCTGAGGTTACAGTCACCTGCGAAGACGACGAGGGAGAACGCGTCGAAGTTGCGGTCGGCCGCGGGTCGTTCCGCGTGTTCGAGTAGCGGTACTTTTTCGCAGTCCCCGTCCCACGAGTCGGGCATGCAGCTGTTCTGGCACCGCCGCGACCTCCGCACGGCCGACAACCGCGGGCTCGCCGCGGCCACCGATTCGGGCGAGGTCGTCCCCGTGTTCTGCTTCGACGACGTCGTCCTCGACCACGCGAGCCCGCCACGAGTGGCGTTCATGCTGGACGCGCTCGCCGACCTGCGGGCGCGCTACCGCGACCTCGGCAGCGACCTCCTCGTCCGTCGCGGCGACGCGTCGGCGGCGCTGCCCGCGCTCGCCGAGGAGTACGATGTCGACCGCGTCGTCTGGAACCACGACTACTCGGGGCTCGCCCGCGAGCGCGACGAGGCCGTCCGCGCCGCGCTCGACGACGCTAGCGTCTCCCACGAGCAGGTCCACGACGCGGTCTTCCACGAGCCCGGCGCGATTCGCACGAACGCCGGCGACCCCTACTCCGTGTACACGTACTTCTGGAAGAAGTGGCAGGACCGCGAGAAACCGGAGCCAGTCCCCGAACCAGCCGAGGGAGACCTCGCGGACGTGTCGGGCGAGGAGTTGCCGACAGTGGCGGACCTCGGATTCGCGGAGCCCGACGCAAAACTGCCAGCCGCAGGGACGGACGCAGCTCGCGAGCGCCTCGCGGCCTTCTGCGAGGACGACATCTTCCGCTACGAGGAGGCCCGCGACTACCCCGCGCAAGCGGCGACGTCGCGGCTCTCCCAGGACCTCAAATTCGGGACGATTGGCGTCCGCGAACTGTACGAGCGAACGGAGGACGCGATGGCCGAGGCGGACGGCGAGGCGGAGCGTGAGGGCGTCGAGGAGTATCAGGGGCAACTCGCGTGGCGGGAGTTCTACGCACAAGTACTGTACTTCAATCCGGAAGTCGTCTCGCAGAACTACAAGGAGTACGCGAACCCAATCGAGTGGCGCGACGACGATGCCGAACTCGCGGCGTGGAAGCGTGGGGAGACGGGGTACCCAATCGTCGATGCGGGAATGCGTCAACTCCGCGAGGAGGCGTACATGCACAATCGCGTGCGGATGATTGTCGCCTCGTTCCTGACGAAGGACCTCCTGGTGGATTGGCGCGAGGGGTACGACCACTTCCGCGGGCACCTCGTCGACCACGACACCGCCAACGACAACGGCGGCTGGCAGTGGGCGGCCTCCACGGGCACCGACGCACAGCCGTACTTCCGCATCTTCAATCCGACGACGCAGGGCGAGCGCTACGACCCGGACGCCGAGTACATCACCGAGTACGTCCCGGAGCTACGGGACGTGGCTGCCGAGAAGATTCACGCGTGGCCGGAGTTGGACGCCGACGAGCGCGCGGAACTCGCGCCCGACTACCCGGATCCGATTGTGGACCACGGCGAGCGCCGCGAGGAAGCAATATCGATGTTCGAGCGGGCACGCGGCGACGGCTAACCGGAGTCGGAAATACGGTTAGTACAGACAAGGCACTTACCGGAGCCGTGCGAGTGTTCAGGTATGAATCGACGGCACGTTCTTCTGGGAGCGACAGCCGCCTTAGCGGGAATGGCGGGCTGTTCCTCGGGCGATAGTGCCTCTCCAACAGACTCCGATGGAATCTCTGGAACTACAACACCAGGCTCGGAGACAGCAACGGAGACGACATCACCGACAACAATTGAGCAAGCCACAATCGAAGACCTGAATCTTGGTGCAGCTGTCGTCACGCAACCATCGGAGGAATCACCGGCCGAGATAGCACTGACGCTTGCTCACACACACGATGAGTCGATATCGGTCTCCCCGGTGAGCTTGGGAACGTACGCCTTCGAGTTTCTGCAGCCACTGAGTGGGGAGCGCGGTGCCGTATTGTTGTACCCGGATTCGCCCCGTGTGAGTCTTGCGCAGGGTGAATTTCCGGAGGACCCCGTCAACGGCTGTTGGCGGGTGATTGATACGAGTGCGGAGGGTGAACGAGGCCCCTATCTCAAGGGACAGAATCTGGCAAAAGAGAAAGAAATTGCGCCAGATGAAACGTACAGTGTCCTCCACGAAGCCTATTATCGAGGGCCGGACTCCTACTGTTTCCCGGCCGACACCTATGAGACGATGGCCGAGATAGAGTTCGGCGATCGAGAGCAGAGCGTTGAACTCACCTACACTCTCGATGTTTCCTCTGGCGGAGAGTTCGAGATTTCTGTCGAACACGAGTTGTGGGACGAATCGAATTGAACCGAGAAACGCGTTATACTACTATGGCAACGTCTCCTAATTGCCGTAGAGACGACGGCTGAGCTTACCCGTGCGTTATATTCGCACACCTACTGAGCGGCTGTTTCACGTCAAATCAGCTGGTGAGAACCCGCCTCGATGCGGTTCGGCGTTTCGTAAGGTACAGACAAGCCGATTCACGGTTAGTACAACTGCAGGCGGTCACAAAACCTATGTTTATGTTGTTGTGAAATCCTTGTAAGGAAAATGAGTGAAGCGATAGAGCAATCCCGGGAGACGATATTCCACGGATACATCGGCTGGCACGTCAGAGCGATTATCTGGACAGTTCAGGTCATTATCATCGGGGTTATCCTCCAATTCGTATTGGGAAGAATTGGTACTCTACTCACATTCCCGGTATCTGCTCTGCTGTTGTTCCGCCAGCTCCACCACCACATCATTCACGAAACAACTGAATAAGTCGCCCCAACTTCGCGGTTTGCACCCCTACTGAGCGGCTATTTCACTCCGGGTTCGCTGGGAAGAATTTGCCTCGGTGTGATGCGTAGCTTCTCTAAGTACGCGGGATCGTGGTATCGGTCAGTCTCGAAGTGACTTGATTGTGTTTTCTGTCTACCCACAAAACACTTTATTGCTGGTTTGGGAACTGACAGTATGCGCCGTGAATTGATGGTCGTCCTCCTCGTGCTGCTCGCTGGCTGTAGCGGGCTGAACGGCGGCGCTCCCTCCACGCAACCAACAGAGACGACGTCCCCGGACCCAACAACTACGTCCAGCCCGTCGAATGCAACGCCGAGTAACACTGTCAACTACACCGAACTCTCGGACACCGAGCAACGAGCGTTCGATACCGCCCAGCAGCGACAAGTCGGGTTCGCTCCCGACGCTATCCGTGAGTCACCATACGTCAATCGAACGTACTTCCCCACTGACGCTCAGGACGTTTTCCAGAATCACGAGTACGTCCTGAAGAACGGGACGTACTATCGCCTCACGTGGCATGTCGGACCAATCGTGGCACAGCATATAATCGAGGTCTCTGAACGAGAGCAAGCACCGCCTGAGAATGCCACTGTCGTGTCTCTCGGAAATTTCACGCCGGACGTTCGAGAGGCCGTCGAAAAGGCGATTGAGAACGGACGGTACGAGACGACGTTTGGGAAATGGAATGCGTTACCTGACGAGTTAGACGGTGTCGATTATATCCGAGACGGTGAACAATATTATGAACTAAGCATCGGATACGGTGATTACTGGGGCGAGGAAGTGCGCGCGGAGCCAGTCCAGTAGCAAGTCAGTACTCAATATAGATGCATCTCTACTGAGCATTTGTTTTACACCAAATGCAGTTGGTGAGAACCTGTCTCGAAGTGGCGAGTAGCTTCGGTATGTGCAGGGTTCTCTAATTGTTATGTACTCACAGAAAACTTATTGCTACAACGGCAGTTATAATTAACGTGAATAACCGGGTTCAAGCAGGCCTCATTACTGTGCTTACACTCGGCATCCTGTACGTTCTCGCCACAATTGAGGGGCGGCCAAATGCGACCGCCCTCTCGCCCCTCGGGTCTGCCCCAGCAATCGGAGTAACAGGAATCGTTTTTGGAGTGGCTAGTTACGTTACAATCACGGAGAAATACGGCCCAGAATCAATCCTAGAGGCCGCGAGTGTCGTCACGCTCATGTATGGTGGAGCTGCGCTTGGACTCACTGAGTTCAGCCTGTGGTTGCTGGACAAGGAGATTCTCTTCTTAGTGTTCGGCTTGGGAACGATACCCGCTGCAACCGGCGGAGCGCTCGCAGTAGGGTCATATAGAGATGAACTGCTGTTTGGTAGTGTATTCGTTGTGGTATCGCTAGGTTTGGCGTTCTATCTTCGCGGCGACCTGCTGAACCGAGTCGTCCTGCACACGTGGGCGATGGTTCCCGGGCTCCTCCTTGGATTTGTGTACACGAGTGCGATGAAAGCCGGCGTATTTGAGTGATCGACCGTGCCCGACTCACCTGAGAGATTCGCCCATTTGCTTTTAATTGGTATAGACACGAGAGGTCTCGCTAAGTACAGGGCGTTTATTGAGTTTTCATCATAGTCTTCTGTAATTAGATACTTGTATGCAGATTACCATGTGTGATTTATGGCACGAAAAAGAGTGATTTTTCGACTCAACCTCATCATCTGGCTTCTATCCATCCTTATTGCGATGGAACTATGGCCAGTTCTACGCACGGGAAGGGGAATCGTAGTCATCTTAATCGTGACGCTGGCCGCCATTCTCTATTGGGGCCTTTATAAGATAGATTGACAGTCCATCTATCGACTGAGGGACTGTTCCACGCCAAATCTAGCTGGTGAGAACCCGCCTCAACGTGATGAGTAGCTCCGATACGTACAGCGCCCACCATATTGTAGGCCCATCCACAAATATAATATCCCCCAACTTTTAGTTGAAACCAAACACATGAAGTCATCCTCTTCCCGCCGAAAATTCCTCTCCACCGTTACGACACTCTCTATGTTAGGTATAGCGGGATGCTCTTCCTCTCAGCAACGCACCGACGCAACGGTATACCTCTCAAATCTGTTGGATAGTAAACAGGCAGTAGTTATTCAAATTTTCGATGCTAATGATTCCAAAGTTTGGGAGCAACAAGCAGAACTACCTGCTGCACCACCTAACGAGGCCCCATCTGTCAACACAGTAAACGCCTTACAATCCGTCGAGATAGGTTCCAAATTCCGGATTGAAGTCGATGTTGACTCAATCGAAAAAACAGCGACGAGATATATTACGATTGACTGCAAGGATAGTGAATTCGTCAGAATCCGAAT encodes the following:
- a CDS encoding long-chain-fatty-acid--CoA ligase yields the protein MTNLVRHIESVVDEQPARPAVVYEDAELSYGELWAQTGQFAAALRDAGVEAGDAVGIYLPNLPQFVVAFHGALRAGCTVVPMNPQYKSREIRHLLSDSGAETVVALADVVPFVEQVRDDTSVERVVTVGGDADTGTPFREFLTSGDDSVAERADDDVAVQPYTSGTTGKPKGVQLTHHNLASNADQSIDIVPDGVRPSDRKLGVLPLFHIYGMTVGMNAALFAGASFYPLPAWDAQEAMSLVADADLTLFDGVPAMYNDVINQPNAEAFDLSSLRQCTVGGSGIPVEVLRRFEELYPVKIYEGYGLTETSPVTHFNSPNWGRRVGSIGKPLEGIDARIVTADFEDVPPIEVGPIDEDDVEMDDITGELVVSGPNVMKEYSGLPDANEEAFTEAEGKRWFHTGDLGYHDEDGYFYVVDRKKHMINTAGYNVYPREVEELLFEHDAVADVAIVGIPDDRRGETVKAFVVKAPDADVSADDLKQFCLDRLAEYKHPREVEFVDELPRTTTGKVQKFELVEE
- a CDS encoding PaaI family thioesterase translates to MTAFDAEDVQAFIQSYVDDHGFLSFLDLQVEAVDDGEMTLRIPYDGKLTNHGAGEGNVHGGIAATIIDTAGGLAIRTTLDEPVTAGVATIDLNVSYLRPARGDLVAEAEVIRVGSTVGVAEVTVTCEDDEGERVEVAVGRGSFRVFE
- a CDS encoding cryptochrome/photolyase family protein; translated protein: MQLFWHRRDLRTADNRGLAAATDSGEVVPVFCFDDVVLDHASPPRVAFMLDALADLRARYRDLGSDLLVRRGDASAALPALAEEYDVDRVVWNHDYSGLARERDEAVRAALDDASVSHEQVHDAVFHEPGAIRTNAGDPYSVYTYFWKKWQDREKPEPVPEPAEGDLADVSGEELPTVADLGFAEPDAKLPAAGTDAARERLAAFCEDDIFRYEEARDYPAQAATSRLSQDLKFGTIGVRELYERTEDAMAEADGEAEREGVEEYQGQLAWREFYAQVLYFNPEVVSQNYKEYANPIEWRDDDAELAAWKRGETGYPIVDAGMRQLREEAYMHNRVRMIVASFLTKDLLVDWREGYDHFRGHLVDHDTANDNGGWQWAASTGTDAQPYFRIFNPTTQGERYDPDAEYITEYVPELRDVAAEKIHAWPELDADERAELAPDYPDPIVDHGERREEAISMFERARGDG